A region of Desulfolithobacter dissulfuricans DNA encodes the following proteins:
- the ltrA gene encoding group II intron reverse transcriptase/maturase: protein MVDVWYSLYDRMLSRENLVKAFYKVKSSKGAAGIDGQSIDDFAGSLATNIDHLLTELQDKSYQPLAVRRVEIPKPNGGKRLLGIPAVRDRVVQQALLDILQPIFDRDFHPSSYGYRPGRSCHQAISKATMFIRTYERKWVVDMDLSKCFDTLNHDLILASFRRRVSDGSILGLLEKFLKSGVLTGDGWQASEVGSPQGGVISPLIANVYLDSFDQFMKNRGHRIVRYADDILILCQSKSAAENALNQASRYLEEELLLTVNQEKTHISHSLKGIKFLGVCIHSVMTRIQRGKVRAFKAKVKAMTRRNSPVNLEKVIADLNRLLRGFANYFRIANCKGEFSRLMRWIRRRLRAVQLKLWKKPCRLHRRLRQLGYRGEFKSIKMNSWANAASPLSHYALPNSCLHGEMGLFDLASVQTGISVSV from the coding sequence ATGGTTGACGTCTGGTACAGCCTATATGATCGAATGCTGAGCCGGGAGAACCTGGTCAAGGCATTCTACAAGGTGAAATCCTCGAAAGGAGCTGCCGGTATAGACGGCCAGTCCATCGATGATTTTGCCGGATCACTTGCGACCAATATCGATCATCTCCTGACGGAACTGCAGGACAAGAGCTACCAGCCGCTGGCCGTGCGACGGGTGGAGATCCCGAAGCCGAACGGCGGGAAACGGCTACTCGGCATACCTGCAGTCCGTGACCGTGTGGTACAGCAGGCCCTGCTGGATATACTTCAACCAATATTTGACCGCGATTTCCATCCGTCGAGCTACGGCTACCGTCCTGGTCGGAGTTGTCACCAGGCAATCAGCAAAGCCACGATGTTCATCCGGACGTACGAGCGGAAATGGGTAGTGGACATGGATCTGTCGAAATGCTTCGACACGTTGAACCATGACCTGATCCTTGCCTCGTTCCGTCGCCGGGTCAGCGATGGAAGTATTCTTGGTCTGCTGGAGAAGTTTTTGAAAAGCGGTGTTCTGACAGGAGATGGTTGGCAGGCCAGCGAGGTCGGCAGTCCGCAGGGCGGAGTTATCAGCCCGTTGATTGCCAACGTATACCTTGATTCCTTCGATCAGTTTATGAAGAATCGTGGCCACCGCATCGTCCGCTATGCGGACGACATCCTGATCCTGTGCCAGTCAAAGAGCGCAGCCGAAAATGCACTGAACCAGGCCAGTCGTTATCTTGAAGAAGAACTGCTGTTGACCGTCAACCAGGAAAAGACCCATATAAGCCACAGCCTCAAAGGGATTAAATTTCTTGGAGTTTGTATCCACTCCGTGATGACCCGAATACAGCGAGGCAAGGTGAGGGCCTTCAAGGCAAAGGTCAAGGCGATGACCCGGCGTAACTCCCCGGTGAACCTTGAGAAGGTGATAGCCGACCTCAACCGGTTGCTGAGGGGTTTTGCCAACTACTTTCGGATAGCGAACTGCAAGGGTGAGTTTTCTCGGCTGATGAGGTGGATCAGAAGACGGCTGCGTGCTGTTCAGTTGAAGCTGTGGAAAAAGCCGTGCAGGCTACACCGCAGACTGAGACAGCTGGGCTATAGAGGAGAGTTCAAAAGTATCAAGATGAACTCCTGGGCCAATGCAGCAAGTCCACTGAGCCATTATGCCCTTCCCAACAGCTGCCTGCATGGGGAAATGGGGCTCTTTGACCTCGCATCTGTACAGACCGGAATTTCTGTTTCAGTATGA
- the ileS gene encoding isoleucine--tRNA ligase, whose amino-acid sequence MDYRDTLNLPKTRFKMKANLTQKEPMYLKRWEKENLYHKLQQAAADKPLYILHDGPPYANGHIHLGTAFNKVLKDIILKSRRMSGFNCPYVPGWDCHGLPIEHNVDKELGDKKEKISTLAKRGACRKYAEKWIKTQKAEFKRLGVLGDWDEPYLTMNFAYEASIAREFNRFLLSGSVVRSRKPVYWCATCRTALAEAEVEYYDHTSPSIYVKFPLKDDLSDLVPELADKNVSVLIWTTTPWTLPANLAVAFHPDFVYAAVEVGDEVWILARDLVEPCFKEFGLEYRVLATFEAAGLEGRKCRHPFLDRDSLLVLADYVTADSGTGCVHTAPGHGADDYLTGLRYGLEPLSPVDEEGHLTSEAGPYAGGKIPEVNRDINEDLRRDGSLVRESHIEHSYPHCWRCKEPVMYRATDQWFISMEKNDLRKKALQAIGEVTWTPAWGQQRIYGMVEARPDWCLSRQRSWGVPLTVLLCEECGEVLRSPEVCERIESLFEKEGADAWFRYEAADFVPDGVRCECGSARFRKESDILDVWFDSGVSHAAVLEPRQELRSPADLYLEGSDQHRGWFQSSLLTSVGTRNRAPYRGVLTHGYVVDGQGKKMSKSVGNVVAPQEVIDKYGAEILRLWVSSEDYRDDVKVSDEILKHVSDAYRKMRNTIRFLLSNLSDFQVDRDAVGPETLTEIDRWALARFAQLVRRVRKAYDDFEFHAVYHNLHNFCGTVVSSLYMDVLKDRLYCSLPDDPARRAAQTVIYRILDGLLRLMAPVLSFTAAEAWEHFKGLDQNAPVEESIFFEEFPQVDDIEIDPELDERWERLLAIRKEITRVLESARRDKVIGLPLDAEVLLDVEGETADFLAGREPLLQELCIVSSLKLVDDTAAAADVEPVVAETVPGLRIAVHPAPGRKCERCWTISETVGEDPDHPTLCGRCAGVVRQLGM is encoded by the coding sequence ATGGACTACCGGGACACGTTAAACCTGCCCAAGACCAGGTTCAAGATGAAGGCCAACCTGACGCAGAAGGAGCCCATGTATCTGAAGCGTTGGGAAAAGGAGAATCTCTATCACAAGCTGCAGCAGGCCGCGGCCGATAAACCGCTCTACATCCTGCACGACGGTCCTCCCTATGCCAACGGCCATATCCATCTGGGCACGGCCTTTAACAAGGTCCTCAAGGATATCATCCTCAAGTCCCGGCGGATGTCCGGTTTCAACTGCCCCTACGTGCCGGGCTGGGACTGCCACGGGCTGCCCATCGAGCATAACGTGGACAAGGAGCTCGGGGACAAGAAAGAGAAAATATCCACCCTGGCCAAACGGGGTGCCTGCCGCAAATATGCGGAAAAATGGATCAAGACCCAGAAGGCCGAGTTCAAGCGGCTCGGGGTGCTCGGCGACTGGGACGAACCCTACCTGACTATGAACTTCGCCTACGAGGCCTCCATTGCCCGGGAGTTCAACAGGTTTCTCCTTTCCGGCTCGGTGGTGCGTTCGCGCAAACCCGTGTACTGGTGCGCCACCTGCCGCACTGCCCTGGCCGAGGCCGAGGTGGAGTACTACGATCACACGTCGCCATCGATCTACGTGAAGTTCCCACTCAAGGACGATCTGAGTGACCTGGTGCCTGAACTGGCGGATAAAAATGTCTCTGTCCTGATCTGGACCACCACCCCCTGGACCCTGCCCGCCAACCTGGCCGTGGCCTTCCATCCCGATTTCGTCTATGCGGCGGTGGAAGTGGGCGACGAGGTCTGGATCCTGGCCAGGGACCTGGTGGAGCCCTGTTTCAAGGAGTTCGGGCTCGAGTACCGGGTCCTGGCCACCTTCGAGGCCGCTGGGCTCGAAGGACGCAAGTGCCGTCATCCCTTCCTGGACCGCGATTCGCTCCTGGTCCTGGCCGATTACGTGACCGCCGATTCGGGTACGGGCTGCGTGCACACCGCTCCAGGCCACGGGGCCGACGACTACCTCACCGGCCTGCGCTACGGCCTGGAACCGCTTTCTCCGGTGGACGAAGAGGGCCACCTGACCAGCGAGGCCGGTCCCTATGCCGGTGGGAAGATTCCCGAGGTCAACCGCGATATCAACGAGGATCTGCGCCGTGACGGCTCCCTGGTCAGGGAAAGCCATATCGAGCACAGTTATCCCCATTGCTGGCGCTGCAAGGAGCCGGTCATGTACCGGGCCACGGACCAGTGGTTCATCTCCATGGAAAAGAATGATCTGCGTAAAAAGGCGCTCCAGGCCATCGGCGAGGTGACCTGGACGCCGGCTTGGGGGCAGCAGCGGATTTACGGCATGGTCGAGGCAAGGCCGGACTGGTGTCTGTCCCGCCAGCGTTCCTGGGGCGTGCCGCTCACCGTGCTTTTGTGTGAGGAGTGCGGCGAGGTTCTCCGCAGTCCCGAAGTGTGCGAGCGGATCGAATCCCTGTTTGAAAAGGAAGGCGCCGATGCCTGGTTCCGTTACGAGGCCGCGGACTTTGTTCCCGATGGCGTGCGCTGTGAGTGCGGTTCTGCCAGGTTCCGCAAGGAGAGCGATATCCTCGATGTCTGGTTTGATTCCGGGGTGAGTCACGCCGCAGTCCTGGAACCGCGCCAGGAACTGCGTTCCCCGGCCGATCTCTATCTCGAGGGCAGCGACCAGCACCGTGGCTGGTTCCAGTCTTCGCTGCTCACCTCGGTGGGTACCCGCAACCGGGCACCGTACCGTGGGGTCCTGACCCATGGCTACGTGGTGGACGGCCAGGGCAAGAAGATGTCCAAGTCCGTGGGCAACGTGGTCGCGCCCCAGGAGGTGATCGACAAATACGGGGCCGAGATTCTCCGGCTCTGGGTTTCCAGCGAGGATTACCGGGATGATGTCAAGGTCTCGGACGAGATACTCAAGCATGTTTCGGATGCCTACCGCAAGATGCGCAACACCATCCGTTTTCTCCTCTCGAACCTCAGTGATTTTCAGGTGGACAGGGACGCGGTCGGGCCCGAGACTCTGACCGAGATCGATCGCTGGGCCCTGGCCCGGTTTGCCCAGCTGGTCCGCCGGGTCCGGAAGGCCTATGATGATTTCGAGTTCCATGCCGTCTACCATAACCTGCACAATTTCTGCGGTACCGTGGTTTCCAGCCTCTACATGGACGTTCTCAAGGATCGTCTCTACTGTTCTCTGCCCGACGATCCCGCTCGCCGGGCGGCCCAGACCGTTATTTACCGCATCCTGGACGGTCTGTTGCGTCTCATGGCGCCGGTGCTCAGTTTTACGGCGGCCGAGGCCTGGGAACACTTCAAGGGGCTGGATCAAAACGCTCCCGTCGAAGAGTCGATCTTTTTCGAAGAATTTCCCCAGGTGGACGATATCGAGATCGATCCGGAACTGGATGAACGCTGGGAGCGGCTGCTGGCCATCCGTAAAGAGATTACCCGGGTACTGGAGAGCGCCCGGCGCGACAAGGTCATTGGCCTGCCCCTGGATGCCGAGGTCCTGTTGGATGTGGAAGGGGAGACCGCTGATTTTCTTGCCGGCCGGGAACCGTTGCTGCAGGAGCTTTGCATTGTCTCCAGCCTGAAGCTTGTGGATGATACGGCGGCAGCTGCAGACGTGGAGCCGGTGGTCGCCGAAACCGTGCCCGGGCTACGCATCGCTGTTCATCCGGCGCCTGGTCGGAAATGCGAACGGTGCTGGACTATATCCGAGACCGTGGGCGAGGATCCGGACCATCCCACCCTCTGTGGCCGCTGCGCCGGAGTGGTTCGACAGCTGGGGATGTGA
- the msrA gene encoding peptide-methionine (S)-S-oxide reductase MsrA, protein MSQVQAGAGRELATFAGGCFWCMEPPFESLDGVVSVRAGYTGGRTENPTYEEVSSGTTGHYEAVQVVYDPTKITYEELLAVFWRQINPTDDGGQFNDRGTQYVTAIFYHNDNQRILAEKSRQELEDSGLFEKPVVTAILPAGPFYEAEEYHQDYYRKHALRYSMYKSGSGRAGFLEKTWAGKDTMAEKKPWRRMSEAELKKILTPLQYKVVRKNGTEPPFRNAYWDNKREGIYVDVVSGEVLFGSPDKFDSGTGWPSFTRPLVRENIVERPDRGLFTIRTEVRSKMADSHLGHVFDDGPPPTGLRYCINSAALRFIPREEMEAAGYGEWLKIFRKK, encoded by the coding sequence ATGTCCCAGGTTCAGGCCGGCGCCGGCCGGGAACTGGCCACCTTTGCCGGTGGCTGTTTCTGGTGCATGGAGCCGCCTTTTGAATCCCTGGACGGGGTTGTCAGTGTCCGGGCCGGCTATACCGGCGGGCGGACTGAAAATCCCACCTATGAAGAGGTCTCCTCCGGCACCACCGGTCATTACGAAGCGGTGCAGGTTGTCTATGATCCGACGAAGATAACCTATGAGGAACTACTGGCAGTGTTCTGGCGGCAGATCAATCCTACCGACGACGGCGGGCAGTTCAATGACCGTGGCACCCAGTACGTCACCGCCATATTTTATCATAACGATAACCAGAGAATTCTGGCCGAAAAATCCAGACAGGAGCTGGAGGACTCGGGTCTTTTCGAGAAACCGGTTGTCACCGCCATCCTGCCTGCCGGCCCCTTTTATGAGGCCGAAGAGTATCACCAGGATTACTACCGCAAGCATGCCCTGCGCTATTCCATGTATAAATCCGGCTCCGGTCGGGCCGGTTTTCTCGAGAAAACATGGGCTGGAAAAGATACAATGGCTGAAAAGAAACCATGGCGCAGAATGTCTGAGGCCGAGCTGAAAAAGATCCTGACTCCATTGCAGTACAAGGTGGTCCGAAAAAACGGTACCGAACCGCCGTTTCGGAACGCATACTGGGACAACAAACGCGAGGGGATCTATGTCGATGTGGTCAGCGGCGAGGTCCTGTTCGGCTCACCGGATAAGTTCGATTCCGGTACCGGCTGGCCCTCCTTTACCAGGCCGCTGGTCAGGGAGAATATCGTCGAGCGGCCGGACCGCGGTCTGTTCACCATCCGGACCGAGGTGCGCAGCAAGATGGCAGATTCCCACCTCGGCCACGTCTTTGACGATGGCCCCCCGCCCACCGGGCTGCGCTACTGCATCAACTCGGCCGCCCTGCGTTTCATTCCCCGGGAGGAAATGGAAGCGGCCGGTTACGGGGAATGGTTGAAGATTTTCCGGAAAAAGTAG
- a CDS encoding MFS transporter, which translates to MGRSAEPDTGDLKAGHFRSYLFLLRQNPGFRRFWLAGVISQIGDWFNYIGIFVLLNQLTGSGSAVSWFLIAKFLPTTLLGPVAGVVADRFSRRFILISCDLARAAVVPVYLLVRGADQVWIIYLLAFVQESIWTFASPARQATVPNLCRQEELAVANGLSGASWSIMLALGAGLGGFVSALFGWKTAIIVDALTFLVSAALLSTVTIRQEKKKKVGPLSLGRLLGLEDLVEGIGYVVSHRRVAALLLVKSGWALSGGILVMLTVFGEQVFVQNGQGAGSGVLYSMRGLGAAVGPILAWRLFGEGDQNMRRAIGAAFFISSLAYLSFSRAPVLWIGALCVFFGHVGGSIQWVFSTTLLHRVVPDRFRGGSLPPRWASSPWSSVVRPGSPARGLTGVTIPGPLSRFWPCSFSCPALSGFSISVCWMTDNSYCFW; encoded by the coding sequence ATGGGTCGTTCTGCTGAGCCCGATACCGGAGATCTGAAAGCCGGTCATTTCCGATCCTACCTCTTTCTTCTGCGTCAAAATCCCGGCTTCCGGCGGTTCTGGCTGGCCGGGGTGATCAGCCAGATCGGTGACTGGTTCAACTACATCGGTATCTTTGTTCTCCTCAACCAGCTCACCGGTTCCGGCTCTGCGGTCAGCTGGTTTCTGATCGCCAAGTTTCTGCCAACCACCCTGCTCGGGCCCGTGGCCGGTGTGGTGGCCGACCGGTTCAGCCGCCGCTTTATCCTTATCAGCTGCGATCTGGCCCGGGCTGCGGTGGTCCCTGTCTATCTTCTGGTCCGGGGTGCGGATCAGGTGTGGATTATCTATCTCCTGGCCTTTGTACAGGAATCCATCTGGACCTTTGCCAGTCCGGCCCGACAGGCCACGGTGCCCAACCTCTGCCGCCAGGAAGAACTGGCTGTGGCCAACGGTCTTTCCGGGGCTTCCTGGTCCATCATGCTGGCCCTGGGTGCCGGGCTGGGCGGTTTTGTTTCAGCCCTGTTTGGCTGGAAGACGGCCATCATCGTCGACGCACTTACCTTCCTGGTTTCCGCGGCTCTGCTCTCCACAGTGACCATCCGTCAGGAAAAGAAGAAAAAGGTGGGACCGCTCTCCCTGGGCCGGCTTCTCGGCCTGGAGGACCTGGTTGAGGGGATCGGCTACGTGGTCAGCCACCGCCGGGTGGCGGCCCTGCTGCTTGTCAAGTCGGGATGGGCCCTGTCCGGTGGGATCCTGGTCATGTTGACCGTGTTTGGCGAACAGGTCTTTGTCCAGAACGGGCAGGGTGCCGGCTCCGGAGTTCTCTACTCCATGCGCGGCCTCGGGGCGGCGGTGGGGCCGATCCTTGCCTGGCGCCTCTTTGGCGAGGGAGACCAGAACATGCGCCGGGCAATCGGGGCGGCCTTTTTCATCTCGTCCCTGGCCTACTTGTCTTTTTCCCGGGCACCGGTGTTGTGGATCGGTGCCCTGTGTGTCTTCTTTGGCCATGTGGGTGGCTCGATCCAGTGGGTCTTTTCCACCACTCTCCTGCACCGGGTTGTGCCGGACCGTTTCCGGGGCGGGTCTTTGCCGCCGAGATGGGCCTCCTCACCCTGGTCCTCAGTGGTTCGACCTGGATCACCGGCAAGGGGCTTGACTGGGGTTACGATCCCAGGACCATTGTCGCGGTTCTGGCCATGCTCTTTCTCCTGCCCGGCACTCTCTGGTTTCTCTATCTCCGTCTGCTGGATGACGGATAATTCCTACTGTTTCTGGTAA
- the fabD gene encoding ACP S-malonyltransferase, which translates to MKKTAVIFPGQGSQYLGMGQEFMESDPEVRRLMELGEEVSGFPLRRLCSEGPLEDLTRVVHLQPALTVINLICYQQFKKALPELRPAWVAGHSLGEYSALVAADVVSERDGLRLVTRRGEFMEREGAANPGGMRAVLGLTIDEIDGLLAEYEGPGTVVVANHNSEKQVVISGDSDGLDGLSVLCQQKGGKVIPLKVSVANHSPLVAGAVADFADFMDSVLFNAPSLPMVFNVTAAPENDPDTIRSVMARQIASRVRWMESVQRMVEDGVEVFVELGPKNVLTGLMKKILPRKSGIVCLQADTPEKLEQVVQAVAG; encoded by the coding sequence ATGAAAAAAACAGCCGTTATTTTTCCCGGCCAGGGATCACAGTATCTGGGCATGGGGCAGGAATTCATGGAAAGCGACCCCGAGGTCCGCAGACTCATGGAACTGGGCGAAGAGGTGAGCGGGTTTCCGCTGCGCCGACTGTGCAGTGAGGGGCCCTTGGAGGACCTGACCAGGGTTGTGCACCTGCAGCCGGCCCTGACCGTTATAAACCTCATCTGTTATCAGCAGTTCAAAAAGGCCCTGCCGGAGCTGCGGCCAGCCTGGGTTGCCGGCCACTCCCTGGGTGAGTATTCCGCCCTGGTGGCTGCCGACGTGGTCAGTGAGCGGGATGGTCTTCGTCTGGTCACCCGCCGTGGTGAGTTCATGGAGCGGGAAGGGGCAGCCAACCCGGGTGGCATGAGGGCCGTGCTGGGGTTGACCATCGACGAGATTGACGGTCTGCTGGCAGAGTACGAGGGCCCTGGTACCGTGGTGGTGGCCAATCACAATTCGGAAAAACAGGTGGTGATTTCCGGTGACAGTGATGGGCTCGACGGCCTGAGCGTTCTGTGCCAGCAAAAGGGCGGCAAGGTGATCCCTCTCAAGGTCTCGGTGGCCAACCACTCGCCGCTGGTGGCCGGGGCGGTGGCCGATTTCGCCGATTTCATGGACTCCGTCCTGTTCAATGCCCCCTCCCTGCCCATGGTCTTCAACGTGACCGCGGCGCCGGAGAACGATCCTGATACCATCCGCTCGGTCATGGCCCGGCAGATTGCCTCCCGGGTTCGCTGGATGGAATCGGTCCAGCGCATGGTCGAGGACGGGGTCGAGGTTTTCGTCGAGCTGGGGCCCAAAAACGTGCTCACCGGGCTGATGAAGAAGATTCTGCCCCGGAAATCGGGTATCGTCTGCCTCCAGGCCGATACCCCGGAAAAGCTGGAGCAGGTGGTCCAGGCGGTGGCCGGATAA
- a CDS encoding TrmH family RNA methyltransferase, translating into MRRRFNRRLDMETRFERARRRNMVDARPGIHECIVILDGLKPDFNIGKIFRTADAFSVREIHLVGVGIFDPEPAKGSVRWVQYVFHDDFASCHDQIRRQGYTFFALEPGGTEVLGKGGLPEKSAFILGHEEFGLSFNPDDYPDIHPLTIPQWGHVQSLNVSVAASIVLYEYIRQHGRPLSEGLVQHPGGDTRRGGKNG; encoded by the coding sequence ATGAGACGACGTTTCAACAGGCGCCTGGACATGGAGACCCGTTTTGAAAGGGCCCGGCGCCGCAATATGGTCGATGCCCGGCCGGGAATACATGAATGCATCGTCATTCTGGACGGCCTGAAACCGGACTTCAATATCGGCAAGATTTTTCGCACCGCTGACGCCTTCTCCGTCCGTGAGATCCACCTGGTGGGTGTGGGAATTTTTGATCCGGAACCGGCCAAGGGCTCGGTGCGCTGGGTGCAGTACGTCTTCCATGACGACTTTGCCTCCTGCCATGATCAGATCCGCCGCCAGGGGTACACATTCTTTGCCCTCGAGCCCGGCGGCACGGAAGTGCTGGGCAAGGGTGGTCTGCCGGAAAAATCCGCCTTTATTCTCGGACACGAGGAGTTCGGCCTGAGTTTCAACCCCGACGACTACCCGGATATCCACCCTCTTACCATTCCCCAGTGGGGTCATGTGCAGAGCCTCAACGTCTCGGTGGCCGCCTCCATTGTCCTTTATGAATATATCCGCCAGCATGGCCGGCCCCTGTCCGAGGGGTTGGTTCAGCATCCGGGCGGCGACACCCGCAGAGGAGGAAAGAATGGCTGA
- the lspA gene encoding signal peptidase II, with protein sequence MALVLVLDQAVKSWIVHHFSLYESVVVIPGLFNLTFLTNTGAAFGMLAGQPSRERQLFFVGVALVALAAIVVMHRRLADQSRWFTVALGLIGGGALGNLVDRVRYGAVVDFLDFYFRGHHWPAFNVADSAITVGVGLFLVTSFVVEKNRKKFPG encoded by the coding sequence ATGGCCCTTGTCCTGGTCCTGGACCAGGCGGTCAAGTCATGGATTGTCCACCATTTTTCCCTCTATGAGTCCGTGGTGGTGATCCCCGGGCTGTTCAACCTGACCTTCCTGACCAATACCGGCGCCGCCTTTGGCATGCTGGCCGGGCAGCCGAGCCGGGAGCGCCAGCTGTTCTTTGTCGGTGTGGCCCTGGTCGCCCTGGCGGCCATCGTGGTCATGCACCGCCGGCTGGCCGACCAGAGCCGCTGGTTCACCGTTGCGCTCGGTCTGATCGGTGGCGGCGCGCTCGGCAACCTGGTCGACCGGGTTCGCTACGGCGCTGTGGTCGACTTTCTCGATTTTTATTTCAGGGGGCATCACTGGCCTGCCTTCAACGTGGCGGATTCAGCCATCACCGTGGGGGTCGGTCTGTTCCTGGTGACCAGTTTTGTGGTGGAGAAAAACAGAAAGAAATTTCCCGGGTGA
- a CDS encoding C-GCAxxG-C-C family protein translates to MALPPIQDLERWVTPRVARCYWNRDLNCTPTSLLILAEAFGVELVDQVLAAAIGMHGAGRYGAQCGLVEGGLLFTGILGRKLGLADSDIEPICHRFAASFEKIFSSLRCSDLRPGGFRADDPPHLCEPLTIRAIAHSIDFLTRSMGQTPRLGELDRR, encoded by the coding sequence ATGGCACTTCCGCCGATCCAGGACCTGGAAAGATGGGTTACTCCCCGGGTGGCCCGCTGTTACTGGAACAGGGACCTCAACTGTACGCCCACGAGCCTGCTGATCCTGGCCGAGGCCTTCGGGGTGGAGCTGGTGGACCAGGTGCTGGCCGCGGCCATCGGCATGCACGGGGCCGGCCGCTACGGGGCCCAGTGCGGCCTGGTGGAAGGAGGGCTCCTCTTCACCGGCATCCTGGGCCGGAAGCTGGGCCTGGCCGACAGCGATATCGAACCGATCTGTCATCGGTTTGCCGCCAGCTTTGAAAAAATATTTTCCAGCCTGCGCTGCTCCGACCTGAGGCCCGGTGGATTCCGGGCCGACGATCCTCCCCATCTCTGCGAACCACTCACCATCCGGGCCATAGCCCATTCCATCGATTTTCTCACCAGATCCATGGGCCAGACACCGCGCCTGGGGGAGCTGGATCGCCGCTGA
- the cobO gene encoding cob(I)yrinic acid a,c-diamide adenosyltransferase, producing MADKTTGARGLFLLFTGNGKGKTTAALGLAMRALGHGQRVAMIQFIKGSWKYGELEAARRFEDLLDFHVMGRGFTWKSDDLDKDIALAREAWAFACQTLAAGRHQLVILDELTYLITYDMLGEDEVIRALAARPKSMHVVVTGRGATDGLIEAADLVTEMREIKHPYRQGIKAQKGIEF from the coding sequence ATGGCTGACAAGACCACCGGGGCCCGCGGCCTTTTTCTGCTTTTTACCGGCAACGGCAAAGGCAAAACCACCGCGGCCCTCGGCCTGGCCATGCGGGCCCTGGGACACGGGCAGCGGGTGGCCATGATTCAGTTCATCAAGGGTTCCTGGAAATATGGCGAGCTCGAGGCGGCCAGGCGTTTTGAGGATCTGCTTGATTTCCATGTCATGGGGCGGGGCTTCACCTGGAAATCCGACGACCTGGACAAGGATATCGCCCTGGCCAGAGAGGCCTGGGCATTCGCCTGTCAGACCCTGGCAGCCGGCCGCCACCAGCTGGTCATCCTCGACGAACTGACCTACCTGATAACCTATGATATGCTCGGCGAAGACGAGGTGATCCGTGCTCTGGCCGCCAGGCCTAAGTCCATGCATGTGGTGGTGACCGGCCGCGGGGCCACCGATGGGCTCATCGAGGCTGCCGACTTGGTCACGGAGATGCGTGAGATCAAGCATCCCTACCGCCAGGGGATCAAGGCTCAGAAGGGTATCGAATTCTGA